In one window of Meleagris gallopavo isolate NT-WF06-2002-E0010 breed Aviagen turkey brand Nicholas breeding stock chromosome 12, Turkey_5.1, whole genome shotgun sequence DNA:
- the CHRNA3 gene encoding neuronal acetylcholine receptor subunit alpha-3 isoform X2, whose amino-acid sequence MQSIHALLLTAAVCILFQGCGGSEPEHRLYAALFKNYNQFVRPVKNISDPVIIQFEVSMSQLVKVIWNDYKLRWNPVDYGGAEFIRVPSGQIWKPDIVLYNNAVGDFQVDDKTKALLKYTGDVTWIPPAIFKSSCKIDVTYFPFDYQNCTMKFGSWSYDKAKIDLVLIGSTMNLKDYWESGEWAIIKAPGYKHDIKYNCCEEIYTDITYSLYIRRLPLFYTINMIIPCLLISFLTVLVFYLPSDCGEKVTLCISVLLSLTVFLLVITETIPSTSLVIPLIGEYLLFTMIFVTLSIVITVFVLNVHYRTPKTHTMPVWVRTIFLNLLPRIMFMTRPTSDEENNQKPKPFYTSEFSNLNCFNSSEIKSCKDGFVCQDMACSCCQYQRMKFSDFSGNLTRSSSSESVDPLFSFSVLSPEMREAIESVKYIAENMKMQNEAKEIQDDWKYVAMVIDRIFLWVFILVCILGTAGLFLQPLMTGDDM is encoded by the exons ATGCAGAGCATACACGCGCTCCTCttaactgctgctgtttgcatcCTCTTTCAAG GCTGCGGCGGCTCCGAGCCCGAGCACCGGCTGTACGCGGCTCTCTTCAAGAACTACAACCAGTTCGTCCGCCCGGTAAAGAACATCTCGGACCCCGTCATCATCCAGTTCGAGGTGTCCATGTCCCAGCTGGTCAAAGTG ATCTGGAATGATTACAAGCTTCGGTGGAATCCAGTGGATTATGGAGGTGCTGAATTCATCCGAGTGCCCTCTGGCCAGATCTGGAAGCCAGATATTGTATTATATAACAA TGCAGTTGGGGATTTCCAGGTTGATGACAAGACAAAGGCCCTACTGAAGTACACGGGTGATGTGACCTGGATACCCCCAGCTATATTTAAAAGCTCATGTAAAATAGATGTAACCTACTTCCCATTTGACTATCAGAACTGCACCATGAAGTTTGGTTCCTGGTCTTATGATAAAGCCAAAATTGACTTGGTATTAATCGGCTCTACAATGAACCTGAAAGATTACTGGGAGAGTGGAGAATGGGCCATTATTAAAGCTCCTGGGTATAAACATGACATTAAATATAACTGCTGTGAAGAGATCTATACAGACATCACATACTCTCTTTACATTAGACGCTTACCTTTATTTTACACTATCAACATGATTATTCCATGTctgctgatttcttttctgactGTATTAGTTTTCTATTTGCCCTCAGACTGTGGTGAAAAGGTGACACTCTGTATATCAGTCCTTCTGTCTTTAACAGTGTTTCTTCTTGTTATCACTGAAACCATACCTTCTACTTCCCTGGTGATCCCACTTATTGGGGAATACCTCCTTTTCACTATGATATTTGTAACTCTGTCTATTGTCATTACGGTATTCGTTCTTAACGTGCACTACAGAACACCCAAGACACACACCATGCCTGTGTGGGTGAGAACTATCTTCTTGAACTTACTTCCCAGGATCATGTTTATGACAAGGCCGACCAGCGATGAAGAGAATAATCAGAAGCCAAAGCCATTTTACACTTCTGAGTTTTCAAACTTAAATTGCTtcaacagctctgaaatcaaaaGCTGTAAAGATGGCTTTGTATGTCAAGACATGGCATGCAGCTGTTGCCAGTATCAACGAATGAAGTTTTCTGATTTCAGTGGCAATCTCACAAGAAGTTCCAGCTCTGAATCTGTAGAtcctctgttttcattttcagttctgtcaCCAGAAATGAGAGAAGCTATTGAAAGTGTTAAATACATtgcagaaaatatgaaaatgcagaatgaaGCAAAAGAG
- the CHRNA3 gene encoding neuronal acetylcholine receptor subunit alpha-3 isoform X1, with translation MQSIHALLLTAAVCILFQGCGGSEPEHRLYAALFKNYNQFVRPVKNISDPVIIQFEVSMSQLVKVDEVNQIMETNLWLKHIWNDYKLRWNPVDYGGAEFIRVPSGQIWKPDIVLYNNAVGDFQVDDKTKALLKYTGDVTWIPPAIFKSSCKIDVTYFPFDYQNCTMKFGSWSYDKAKIDLVLIGSTMNLKDYWESGEWAIIKAPGYKHDIKYNCCEEIYTDITYSLYIRRLPLFYTINMIIPCLLISFLTVLVFYLPSDCGEKVTLCISVLLSLTVFLLVITETIPSTSLVIPLIGEYLLFTMIFVTLSIVITVFVLNVHYRTPKTHTMPVWVRTIFLNLLPRIMFMTRPTSDEENNQKPKPFYTSEFSNLNCFNSSEIKSCKDGFVCQDMACSCCQYQRMKFSDFSGNLTRSSSSESVDPLFSFSVLSPEMREAIESVKYIAENMKMQNEAKEIQDDWKYVAMVIDRIFLWVFILVCILGTAGLFLQPLMTGDDM, from the exons ATGCAGAGCATACACGCGCTCCTCttaactgctgctgtttgcatcCTCTTTCAAG GCTGCGGCGGCTCCGAGCCCGAGCACCGGCTGTACGCGGCTCTCTTCAAGAACTACAACCAGTTCGTCCGCCCGGTAAAGAACATCTCGGACCCCGTCATCATCCAGTTCGAGGTGTCCATGTCCCAGCTGGTCAAAGTG GACGAAGTCAACCAGATCATGGAGACCAACCTGTGGCTGAAGCAC ATCTGGAATGATTACAAGCTTCGGTGGAATCCAGTGGATTATGGAGGTGCTGAATTCATCCGAGTGCCCTCTGGCCAGATCTGGAAGCCAGATATTGTATTATATAACAA TGCAGTTGGGGATTTCCAGGTTGATGACAAGACAAAGGCCCTACTGAAGTACACGGGTGATGTGACCTGGATACCCCCAGCTATATTTAAAAGCTCATGTAAAATAGATGTAACCTACTTCCCATTTGACTATCAGAACTGCACCATGAAGTTTGGTTCCTGGTCTTATGATAAAGCCAAAATTGACTTGGTATTAATCGGCTCTACAATGAACCTGAAAGATTACTGGGAGAGTGGAGAATGGGCCATTATTAAAGCTCCTGGGTATAAACATGACATTAAATATAACTGCTGTGAAGAGATCTATACAGACATCACATACTCTCTTTACATTAGACGCTTACCTTTATTTTACACTATCAACATGATTATTCCATGTctgctgatttcttttctgactGTATTAGTTTTCTATTTGCCCTCAGACTGTGGTGAAAAGGTGACACTCTGTATATCAGTCCTTCTGTCTTTAACAGTGTTTCTTCTTGTTATCACTGAAACCATACCTTCTACTTCCCTGGTGATCCCACTTATTGGGGAATACCTCCTTTTCACTATGATATTTGTAACTCTGTCTATTGTCATTACGGTATTCGTTCTTAACGTGCACTACAGAACACCCAAGACACACACCATGCCTGTGTGGGTGAGAACTATCTTCTTGAACTTACTTCCCAGGATCATGTTTATGACAAGGCCGACCAGCGATGAAGAGAATAATCAGAAGCCAAAGCCATTTTACACTTCTGAGTTTTCAAACTTAAATTGCTtcaacagctctgaaatcaaaaGCTGTAAAGATGGCTTTGTATGTCAAGACATGGCATGCAGCTGTTGCCAGTATCAACGAATGAAGTTTTCTGATTTCAGTGGCAATCTCACAAGAAGTTCCAGCTCTGAATCTGTAGAtcctctgttttcattttcagttctgtcaCCAGAAATGAGAGAAGCTATTGAAAGTGTTAAATACATtgcagaaaatatgaaaatgcagaatgaaGCAAAAGAG